The Fusarium musae strain F31 chromosome 10, whole genome shotgun sequence genome window below encodes:
- a CDS encoding hypothetical protein (EggNog:ENOG41), with amino-acid sequence MKEAIVKKDTSVEIIDSPIPKPGPGDVLIKVVIAGTNPKDWKIPVWLGEDSNTGDDIAGIVEAVGENVVGFHKGDRVAAFHEMRTPHGAFAEYATAPYYTTFHIPDSVSFEEAATIPLAAYTSVCALFQELEFPEPWSPLAKTETKRPLLIYGASTATGAYGIKLAAAANVHPIIAVGSQRSAFIKPFLDESKGDVLVDYTAYKTEEELLKAIQEAFKQGGAPDGRCWKAFDSVSEDSTVRTVTKAIAGPPDSTGRKPKMTNILMKKEVEGADPTVDIVFSMVGQVHDKDEKSKLLGVVWGAAFARGLREGWFTAHPYVIGKNGLEGLSEGLKGLKDGKTRAQKFLTVIGETPGVSA; translated from the exons ATGAAAGAAGCAATTGTCAAGAAAGATACCTCGGTCGAGATCATCGATTCTCCCATTCCCAAGCCAGGCCCAGGCGACGTCCTCATCAAGGTTGTCATCGCAG GTACCAACCCCAAGGACTGGAAGATTCCCGTTTGGCTCGGCGAAGATTCCAATACCGGTGATGACATCGCCGGCATCGTCGAAGCCGTAGGTGAAAATGTCGTCGGCTTCCACAAAGGCGACCGCGTAGCCGCCTTCCACGAAATGAGAACTCCCCACGGTGCGTTCGCAGAGTACGCGACTGCGCCATACTACACAACCTTCCATATCCCCGACTCAGTATCTTTCGAGGAGGCTGCGACCATCCCTCTCGCCGCGTACACTTCTGTCTGCGCTTTGTTCCAGGAGCTTGAATTCCCCGAGCCTTGGTCACCACTCGCCAAGACTGAGACCAAGCGGCCTCTTCTCATTTACGGAGCCAGTACTGCTACCGGAGCTTACGGTATCAAGCTAGCCGCTGCTGCTAATGTCCATCCGATCATCGCAGTTGGAAGCCAGCGCAGTGCATTCATCAAGCCATTCCTTGACGAGAGCAAGGGAGATGTGCTTGTTGACTACACAGCTTACAAGACTGAGGAAGAGCTATTAAAGGCTATTCAAGAGGCTTTCAAGCAAGGCGGCGCTCCAGACGGTCGATGCTGGAAGGCCTTTGACAGTGTCTCGGAAGATTCCACCGTTAGAACTGTTACAAAGGCCATCGCTGGTCCTCCAGACTCAACTGGCCGTAAGCCAAAGATGACCAATatcttgatgaagaaagaagttgaaggtGCCGACCCCACTGTAGACATCGTTTTCTCGATGGTTGGCCAGGTTCATGATAAAGATGAAAAGAGCAAGTTACTCGGGGTTGTATGGGGCGCAGCGTTCGCTAGGGGTCTTCGAGAGGGTTGGTTCACAGCCCATCCCTACGTCATTGGTAAGAACGGTTTGGAAGGTCTCTCTGAGGGTCTGAAGGGTTTGAAGGATGGCAAGACGAGAGCTCAGAAGTTCTTGACTGTCATTGGTGAGACACCAGGAGTCAGCGCTTAG
- a CDS encoding hypothetical protein (EggNog:ENOG41): protein MGEMKIISELEQADPQAVTNLKKWVNGTGSIARAESRFLNYPLQELLSTSPRDESAMIGLENNVAENLLRVRDYVFPVFQPFLHLYGIPHHTDTLSRAIPRKLQETLPIFTSLQDQLRLSSSVP, encoded by the exons ATGGGTGAGATGAAAATA ATTTCCGAACTCGAACAAGCCGACCCTCAAGCCGTGACCAATCTCAAGAAATGGGTCAACGGTACGGGATCTATAGCGCGAGCCGAGAGCAGGTTCCTGAACTACCCACTACAAGAGCTCCTAAGTACCAGTCCCCGGGATGAATCTGCCATGATAGGACTCGAAAACAACGTGGCTGAGAATCTGCTCCGTGTGCGAGATTACGTCTTCCCGGTATTTCAACCCTTCCTGCACTTATACGGTATTCCCCACCATACTGACACTCTTTCCAGAGCTATTCCCCGAAAGCTTCAAGAGACACTGCCCATATTTACATCCCTACAAGATCAACTGCGGCTCTCATCTTCTGTGCCTTGA